GGTCTGGATTGACTACGTTGTATTTGGATTTGGACATTTTTTCGACATCTCGTCCTACTTTGTAAACACCATTATCACCATCGATAATTTCTCCTTTTTCACCTATAAATATAGCATCTTTATATTCAGGTCTCCATTTTTTAAATCCTTCAACATCTAACTCATCGGAAGAATTCACTAAAGATACATCTGCATGCATCAAAGCTATATCCATATCATAATCAATATAAGGCAAATAAGATTTTTCACTTTCCTTATGAATCTCTTCTAATTTGGTATGAACTAAACTAACATCGTCCTTATACATTTTGTAATATGATTCCGAAATAAATAAATTAGGAAATCTATTTGACCCAAAAAACTTATAAACAAAAGCACTAGTCCCCAAAATCATCCCTTGGTTAATCAGTTTTTTAGCAAACTCATCAACGGGTACTTCTCCTTTATCGAATAAGAATTTTTGCCAAAAACGTGAGTACAATAAATGTCCCGTGGCATGCTCGCTGCCTCCAATGTATAAATCGACGTCTTTCCAATAATTAAGCGCTTCTTTACTAGCAAATTCTTCTGTGTTTGTAGAATCCATATAGCGGTTAAAATACCAAGAACTTCCTGCCCAACCTGGCATCGTATTTAACTCTAAAGGATGAATGGTTGTGTTGTTTATTTTATCGTTTGAAACTACTTCATTCGTATTGGTGTCCCAAGCCCAAACGGTGGCGTTACCTAATGGTGGTTCACCGGTTTCGGTTGGTAAATATTTTTCAACTTCTGGCAAACGTATTGGTAAATGTTTCGCATCAATCATTTGTGGCATGCCATTTACATAATACACTGGGAATGGTTCACCCCAATAACGTTGACGACTAAAAACAGCATCGCGCAAACGGTAATTGGTTTTCCCTTCACCTTGACCTAATTTCTCTAAAGCTTCAATGACTTTTTTAGTGGCTTCTTTGTATGATAAACCATTTAAAAAATCACTGTTCCCAATTGTCACATTATCTTTTGAAGCATAGGCTTCTTTAGAAATATCAACCCCTTCAAAAATATTTGGAATGGGGATATTGAAATGCTTTGCAAAATCGTAATCGCGTTGGTCGCCACACGGAACGGACATCACCGCACCTGTTCCGTAACCTGCTAAAACAAAATCGCCAATCCAAACTGGAATAGGCTGTTTAGTAAACGGATGTTGGGCATAGGCGCCTGTAAAAACTCCTGAAATGGTTTTTACATCGGCCATTCTATCACGTTCGCTACGCTTCGCGGTTGCTGAAATATAGGCTTCCACTTGGTCTTTTTGTGCTGGGGTTGTTATATGAGAAACTAACTCGTGTTCTGGAGCAAGGGTCATAAAAGACACTCCAAAAATAGTATCGGGTCTTGTAGTAAATACATCAATAATGTGAGATGCTTCGACAAGCTCAGCATGACTTCCGTTTTCATTATTGGCTAAAACCTTGAATGATACAGCAGCTCCAACCGATTTCCCAATCCAGTTACGCTGACTTTCCTTTAAAGAATCTGTCCAATCTATTTTATTTAACCCTTGAAGTAAACGCTCAGCATACGCCGAAATACGCATACTCCATTGTGTCATTTTCTTTCTCATAACAGTGTGACCTCCACGTTCGGAAACACCATTTACAATTTCATCATTAGCCAACACCGTTCCTAATGCAGGACACCAGTTTACTTCGGTTTCTGCTAAATAAGTTAATCTATATTGTAATAATATTTGTTGTTGTTTTTTGGAATCAAAGGCATTCCAATCTTCAGCAGAAAACATTTCAACATTATCATCACAAACGGCTTCCACTGCTAAATTTCCTTCTTTTTCAAATACATCCACTAATTCGGAAATGGCAAAAGCTTTATCGGTATGTTTGCAATACCAAGATTCAAACAATTGAATAAAAATCCACTGTGTCCATTTATAATAACTTGGGTCGGAGGTACGAACTTCACGAGACCAATCGAATGAAAAACCAATTTGATCTAATTGACGTCTGTAAGTTTTTATGTTTTCAGCTGTAGTTATTGCAGGATGTTGCCCCGTTTGAATCGCATATTGTTCAGCTGGCAAACCAAAGCTATCATACCCTTGTGGATGCAATACATTAAACCCTTGATGACGTTTGTAACGCGCATAAATATCAGACGCGATATAACCCAACGGATGTCCAACGTGTAAGCCTGCACCACTTGGATACGGAAACATGTCTAATACATAAAATTTTGGTTTTTCTGAATTATTCTCAGCTTTAAACGTTTGGTTTTTTGCCCAATAGTCTTGCCACTTTTTCTCGATTTGATTGAAATCGTACGTCATCCTTCTTATTATAAATATTAACATCATTGCTAAGGTTATTGAGATTAAAATATATTTTAATCGAAAATACCTAAGCGGAGCTTACGACTGTGGGAATCTAGTCAATATAACATTATATATTTAACAGGTTCCCACGCTTCGCTCGTAATGACGAATTGGAAAGCGCAAATTTACGCATTCTATAGAAAATTGAAAGCGTTTGCCTCTATATATCATTAAATATAACAGCTATTTAAGGTTTTGTTAGGAATGCAATTTGTAATTTCGCCGCTTAAACATTCTTTTGGTTTGATAAAAAACACTACCAAAGCCCATTTGGCCCTGCTAGGCGCCA
The genomic region above belongs to Mariniflexile litorale and contains:
- a CDS encoding class I tRNA ligase family protein — translated: MTYDFNQIEKKWQDYWAKNQTFKAENNSEKPKFYVLDMFPYPSGAGLHVGHPLGYIASDIYARYKRHQGFNVLHPQGYDSFGLPAEQYAIQTGQHPAITTAENIKTYRRQLDQIGFSFDWSREVRTSDPSYYKWTQWIFIQLFESWYCKHTDKAFAISELVDVFEKEGNLAVEAVCDDNVEMFSAEDWNAFDSKKQQQILLQYRLTYLAETEVNWCPALGTVLANDEIVNGVSERGGHTVMRKKMTQWSMRISAYAERLLQGLNKIDWTDSLKESQRNWIGKSVGAAVSFKVLANNENGSHAELVEASHIIDVFTTRPDTIFGVSFMTLAPEHELVSHITTPAQKDQVEAYISATAKRSERDRMADVKTISGVFTGAYAQHPFTKQPIPVWIGDFVLAGYGTGAVMSVPCGDQRDYDFAKHFNIPIPNIFEGVDISKEAYASKDNVTIGNSDFLNGLSYKEATKKVIEALEKLGQGEGKTNYRLRDAVFSRQRYWGEPFPVYYVNGMPQMIDAKHLPIRLPEVEKYLPTETGEPPLGNATVWAWDTNTNEVVSNDKINNTTIHPLELNTMPGWAGSSWYFNRYMDSTNTEEFASKEALNYWKDVDLYIGGSEHATGHLLYSRFWQKFLFDKGEVPVDEFAKKLINQGMILGTSAFVYKFFGSNRFPNLFISESYYKMYKDDVSLVHTKLEEIHKESEKSYLPYIDYDMDIALMHADVSLVNSSDELDVEGFKKWRPEYKDAIFIGEKGEIIDGDNGVYKVGRDVEKMSKSKYNVVNPDQICVDYGADSLRLYEMFLGPLEQYKPWNTAGITGVHGFLKKLWRLYHQGENETFYVTSSPPSEGLGEALKTLHKTIKKVQEDIENFSFNTSVSTFMIAVNELTAQKCTSKEILEPLLVLLSPYAPHIAEELWSQLGHNESISTAPFPKFDASHLVESSKNYPISFNGKMRFTLELPLDMSKDDIEKVVMAHEKTQEQLAGRTPKKVIIVPGKIVNIVG